A DNA window from Cognatiyoonia koreensis contains the following coding sequences:
- a CDS encoding NAD-dependent epimerase/dehydratase family protein has translation MTRIMITGASGFLGQALLQAAKAEGHGIVALTRSTGSSVAQQDSHVQTAKFDLGAPDAVEHLQSALEGIDVVIHAAASFSGTAEAHARDTLKATENLLAAMTNMTSKPRLVLISSLSVYDVARMTDHEVLTEDSPMVTDASQRDVYAAAKAAQERLIAQYDGPYQIIRPGAIFGPHRLWSAQLGFARSGRVFCPGPRTKMPAISVDRAAQAILRAAISANGAATVNLIESNPPTCADWIAALGLKIVPVPAKLVHLLGSITGRGPAWQARFRPLVYDTTHAARLLEQTTQVPFKDQIARAKQAEQDSQ, from the coding sequence ATGACGCGGATCATGATCACCGGCGCATCGGGTTTTCTTGGACAAGCTCTTTTGCAGGCGGCAAAAGCAGAGGGGCACGGGATTGTTGCCCTGACGCGGTCCACTGGTTCAAGTGTGGCCCAACAGGATAGCCACGTCCAAACTGCCAAATTCGATCTAGGCGCGCCTGATGCCGTGGAACACCTCCAAAGTGCGCTTGAAGGGATCGATGTCGTTATCCACGCAGCCGCCAGTTTTTCAGGAACCGCAGAAGCACATGCGCGCGATACGCTCAAAGCGACGGAAAACTTGCTGGCAGCGATGACGAATATGACCTCCAAGCCTCGTCTCGTTCTGATCAGTTCGCTGTCGGTCTATGACGTGGCCAGAATGACCGATCACGAGGTTCTGACCGAGGACTCGCCTATGGTGACGGATGCGAGCCAGCGCGACGTCTATGCAGCAGCGAAAGCAGCGCAAGAGCGTCTGATCGCGCAGTACGATGGACCGTACCAAATCATCCGTCCTGGCGCAATATTCGGCCCACATAGGCTCTGGTCGGCGCAACTTGGCTTTGCAAGGTCCGGACGCGTGTTCTGCCCCGGCCCACGTACCAAGATGCCCGCTATTTCGGTGGATCGCGCGGCGCAAGCAATTCTACGCGCCGCAATAAGTGCCAATGGCGCAGCGACCGTCAACCTGATCGAATCAAACCCGCCAACATGCGCGGACTGGATTGCAGCCCTTGGGCTCAAGATCGTGCCAGTGCCAGCCAAGCTTGTGCATCTCTTGGGTTCCATCACAGGGCGCGGACCGGCCTGGCAGGCACGGTTCCGACCGCTTGTTTATGACACGACACATGCTGCGCGGCTGCTAGAACAAACGACACAAGTACCCTTCAAAGACCAGATCGCCCGTGCAAAACAGGCCGAACAGGATAGCCAATGA
- a CDS encoding glycosyltransferase family 4 protein encodes MTGPIAYLTGQYPRATDTFIQREVAALRAHGHDVMTNTIRATEAAHHVGPEQQAEFAATFQVMNACKNPLTLIRAHAAALVRNPKRWVGALALAWRTKPAGIKAGLWQFFYFLEAGVLAQHLRASGVQHLHNHFADSSCTVAMLSAQISGIPYSVTMHGPGIFFEPLHWRIDEKIARASFVACISHFCRSQGMLFSDVAHWDKLKIVHCGIDPSKYDVPVERSYGKRLLFVGRLDGVKGVPLLLDAVTRLHKIHPELELVVVGDGPARNDLEKQALTLGQSVRFMGYQSQDAVADILSETDMLVLPSFAEGVPVVLMEAMAASLPVVTTQVGGISELVENGVSGFICPPGDLNTLTRRIDDLLRDSALCARMGKAGRAKVVADFDSRTEAAWLSMLIQTSLEGTLPDTLRPNLD; translated from the coding sequence ATGACCGGACCCATCGCCTATCTGACCGGCCAGTATCCCCGCGCAACAGATACTTTTATCCAGCGCGAAGTCGCAGCGCTGCGTGCCCATGGGCATGACGTGATGACAAATACGATTCGCGCGACCGAAGCGGCCCATCATGTCGGCCCCGAACAGCAGGCCGAATTTGCAGCGACATTTCAGGTGATGAATGCCTGCAAGAATCCCCTAACTCTCATCCGCGCCCATGCCGCGGCGCTAGTCAGAAACCCAAAACGGTGGGTAGGGGCGTTGGCATTGGCATGGCGCACCAAACCGGCGGGGATCAAAGCAGGGCTTTGGCAATTCTTTTACTTTCTCGAAGCCGGTGTGCTTGCGCAGCACCTGCGCGCATCCGGCGTGCAGCATTTGCACAACCATTTCGCCGACAGCAGCTGCACCGTCGCCATGTTGTCCGCACAGATCAGTGGAATCCCATACAGCGTCACCATGCACGGGCCGGGTATTTTCTTTGAACCCTTGCACTGGCGGATCGACGAAAAGATCGCCCGTGCGAGCTTCGTCGCATGTATCAGTCACTTTTGCCGGTCTCAGGGCATGCTGTTTTCCGATGTAGCGCATTGGGACAAGCTCAAGATCGTGCATTGTGGAATCGACCCATCAAAATACGACGTGCCTGTTGAGCGCAGCTACGGCAAGCGCCTCTTGTTTGTCGGCAGGCTTGATGGGGTCAAGGGCGTGCCACTACTTCTCGACGCGGTTACACGTCTCCACAAAATTCATCCGGAGCTTGAACTTGTGGTTGTTGGGGATGGTCCGGCCCGAAATGATCTCGAGAAACAGGCTCTGACATTGGGGCAATCGGTCCGTTTCATGGGATATCAGTCTCAGGATGCGGTCGCCGATATCCTGTCCGAAACCGACATGCTCGTGTTGCCCAGTTTTGCAGAAGGCGTGCCCGTCGTGCTGATGGAAGCCATGGCAGCCAGTCTCCCTGTTGTAACGACGCAAGTCGGCGGCATCAGCGAACTGGTCGAAAACGGCGTGTCAGGTTTCATCTGCCCGCCTGGCGATCTGAACACACTGACGCGGAGAATTGATGACCTGCTGCGCGATTCCGCACTTTGCGCCCGTATGGGGAAGGCCGGGCGGGCAAAGGTGGTCGCGGATTTCGACTCTCGAACAGAAGCAGCGTGGTTATCGATGCTTATCCAGACAAGTCTGGAAGGCACGCTGCCTGACACCTTGCGGCCCAACCTTGATTAA
- a CDS encoding glycosyltransferase family 4 protein translates to MLEKAETTKRPRLGLLTPGWPGQNTPNGIATSVYYLAMGLKEIGAAPVILTDNVDGPCPDDIPVIKIPSLAWGVLDRLRAKLGDRDVPYRILGDAIGASASNAVANYGIDALMMEETHGWSQYTQTHLSIPVIVALHGPFVVQKHIEARPTNKEDKLRELREKRAFELAAGLVSPSQNVLDAVEQTAAVHNVPRIVLPNTLRSSNELVSINRETAERILFVGRFDNHKGGGVVLNAFAELAEANRNARLTFVGPNSGLRTPEGTIVSIETALGDLPDAVRQRIDYKGACDRDTIAQLRRTHGIAVIASRYENLNYTLLEAMGAGQAIVSTKVGGPAEVLRDGETAFLVPPDDPAAMAIALAKLCASPSMTQTMATAAQHLLRSRFDPAVVAQKTLDFVVSLGR, encoded by the coding sequence GTGTTGGAGAAAGCGGAAACGACCAAGCGCCCTCGGCTGGGGTTGTTGACGCCGGGTTGGCCTGGACAGAACACGCCAAACGGGATTGCGACCTCGGTCTATTACCTTGCTATGGGCCTGAAAGAGATCGGTGCCGCACCGGTCATTTTGACAGACAATGTTGATGGGCCTTGTCCGGATGATATTCCTGTCATCAAGATACCCTCCCTGGCTTGGGGAGTGTTGGACCGTCTGCGCGCAAAGCTTGGTGACCGTGATGTGCCTTATCGCATTTTGGGTGATGCGATCGGCGCTTCGGCATCCAATGCTGTGGCGAACTATGGCATCGACGCCTTGATGATGGAGGAGACCCATGGTTGGTCCCAATACACCCAGACACATCTTTCAATTCCGGTGATTGTCGCGCTACATGGCCCGTTCGTTGTCCAAAAGCATATCGAAGCCAGACCCACCAACAAAGAGGACAAGCTGCGTGAGTTGCGAGAGAAACGGGCATTTGAATTAGCAGCAGGGTTGGTGTCGCCATCGCAAAATGTTCTGGATGCAGTCGAACAGACTGCTGCTGTGCACAACGTCCCGCGTATAGTTTTGCCAAACACGCTGCGTTCTTCAAATGAACTGGTGTCGATCAATCGGGAGACCGCTGAGCGCATCCTTTTTGTCGGACGATTTGACAACCACAAAGGCGGTGGCGTCGTTCTGAATGCTTTCGCCGAGTTGGCAGAGGCGAACCGCAATGCGCGTTTGACTTTCGTCGGCCCCAATAGCGGTCTGCGCACGCCTGAGGGAACTATCGTCTCCATTGAAACCGCGCTTGGCGACTTGCCAGACGCGGTGCGGCAGCGGATTGACTACAAGGGTGCCTGTGATCGTGATACAATTGCACAGTTGCGACGGACCCATGGGATTGCTGTCATCGCCTCTCGATATGAGAACCTAAATTACACACTGCTTGAAGCGATGGGCGCTGGTCAGGCCATCGTCAGCACGAAAGTCGGTGGACCCGCAGAAGTGCTACGGGATGGTGAAACGGCATTTCTTGTTCCGCCTGATGATCCCGCTGCAATGGCAATCGCATTGGCCAAGCTGTGCGCAAGTCCATCCATGACGCAAACGATGGCGACTGCGGCACAACATCTGCTCCGATCACGGTTTGATCCGGCAGTCGTGGCTCAGAAGACTTTAGATTTTGTCGTGAGTCTTGGTAGGTAG
- a CDS encoding 2OG-Fe(II) oxygenase: MNQASTALAATDKTEAVYALDLESLYISPDQAATIGKRYSQQYQSGKPYHYIGIDDFLPLAIAEKVREEAMQIDAKPPEHSSAQEHLKASYNPDILPAYSRLVFNALNSHSFIRFLEEMTGIDGLIPDPYFKGGGIHRTSNGGYLGIHADFNHHKQMNLERRLNVLIYLNPDWKEEYGGSFEIWTDDMGKKIASFPPIMNRMCCFSTSSTSMHGNPDPINHPDGQPRISIALYYYTATWSDSKVAHSTLFRVRPGTGDKETKGQDRLRIMRKYTPPVLHGTGEKVLRKLKLV, translated from the coding sequence ATGAATCAAGCATCAACAGCCCTTGCGGCGACCGACAAAACCGAGGCGGTCTATGCACTTGATCTTGAATCGCTTTACATCTCGCCAGATCAGGCCGCCACTATCGGCAAGCGTTATTCTCAACAATACCAATCGGGTAAGCCCTATCATTATATCGGGATCGACGATTTTTTGCCACTGGCAATCGCCGAGAAAGTCCGCGAAGAGGCGATGCAGATTGATGCGAAGCCGCCTGAGCATTCCAGCGCGCAAGAACATCTCAAAGCATCTTACAACCCCGACATCCTTCCGGCGTATTCGCGTCTTGTTTTCAACGCTCTGAACTCACACTCATTCATCCGGTTCCTTGAAGAGATGACGGGTATCGACGGGTTGATCCCCGATCCCTACTTCAAAGGGGGTGGCATTCATCGCACCAGCAATGGTGGCTATCTCGGGATTCATGCAGATTTCAATCATCACAAACAGATGAATCTGGAACGGCGCTTGAACGTACTTATCTATCTCAATCCGGACTGGAAAGAAGAGTATGGTGGTTCGTTCGAGATATGGACCGATGACATGGGTAAGAAGATCGCAAGCTTTCCCCCTATCATGAACCGGATGTGCTGTTTCAGTACTTCATCGACGAGCATGCATGGCAACCCGGACCCGATCAACCATCCTGACGGCCAGCCGCGCATCTCTATCGCGCTTTATTATTACACGGCAACCTGGAGCGACAGCAAAGTGGCGCATTCGACCTTGTTCCGTGTACGTCCTGGAACCGGGGATAAGGAAACAAAAGGTCAGGACCGCTTGCGGATCATGCGAAAATACACTCCGCCAGTATTACATGGCACGGGTGAGAAAGTCTTGCGCAAGCTGAAGCTGGTTTGA
- a CDS encoding glycosyltransferase family 2 protein produces MTNAIEHAIGVVIIGRNEGARLVRCLASVTGFAGRVIYVDSGSTDGSVAEAAAAGAEVVVLDMSRPFTAARARNAGLAALGVHEGLGTASDDAPEYIQFIDGDCEMDANWLEQGLNFLDSRHDVAVVSGRLRERHPDASIYNALCDEEWDAPVGETHYCGGIALMRKRALTQTGLFDSRMIAGEEPELCLRLQDDGWKIWRLPDEMALHDAAMMRFDQFWARMRRGGFAYALWTDMHGRGRNGLGARMMLRSLFWGAVLPISVLLAAVIVSPWAFALLLIYPLHMLQLVRRGHRPGTAMLLVVGKFAEAKGVVDFYLSKWRGKPVGLIEHK; encoded by the coding sequence ATGACGAACGCCATAGAACATGCGATTGGTGTTGTGATTATCGGGCGCAACGAAGGTGCGCGTCTGGTGCGATGTCTTGCGTCGGTCACCGGGTTTGCAGGCCGCGTGATTTATGTGGATAGCGGATCAACGGATGGGTCTGTTGCTGAGGCGGCAGCGGCAGGTGCCGAGGTTGTTGTTCTTGATATGTCCCGCCCCTTTACAGCTGCCCGGGCACGCAATGCGGGATTGGCCGCACTAGGTGTGCACGAAGGGCTAGGCACAGCATCTGACGACGCGCCGGAGTACATCCAGTTCATCGATGGTGATTGCGAGATGGATGCAAATTGGCTGGAACAGGGTCTGAATTTCCTAGATTCGCGGCACGACGTGGCTGTTGTCAGCGGACGGTTACGCGAACGGCATCCGGACGCGTCAATCTACAACGCGCTGTGCGATGAAGAATGGGACGCGCCGGTCGGAGAAACCCACTATTGCGGGGGCATCGCCTTGATGCGAAAACGTGCGTTGACGCAGACCGGGCTGTTCGACTCGCGCATGATCGCGGGGGAAGAGCCTGAACTGTGTCTGCGATTGCAGGATGACGGCTGGAAGATTTGGCGCTTACCTGACGAGATGGCGCTTCACGATGCGGCGATGATGCGTTTTGACCAGTTCTGGGCGCGGATGCGGCGCGGTGGATTTGCCTATGCGCTTTGGACGGATATGCATGGTCGCGGGCGCAACGGATTGGGGGCGCGTATGATGCTTCGGTCTTTGTTCTGGGGCGCTGTGCTTCCGATTTCTGTCCTTCTCGCCGCTGTCATTGTCAGCCCGTGGGCCTTTGCGCTTTTGCTGATCTATCCGCTGCATATGTTACAACTGGTACGGCGGGGTCATCGCCCGGGTACGGCGATGTTGCTGGTAGTCGGAAAGTTCGCTGAAGCCAAAGGCGTAGTGGATTTCTACCTCAGCAAGTGGCGTGGTAAACCTGTTGGTCTGATCGAACACAAATAG